The genomic region ACCGGCCAGAAAGAAAATGGCGACCTGATCAATCATTTCCTCGGTTTCAAATACCGTGCCGGTTTCCGGGTCCGGCGTGGTCATGATCTTGGTGGCCAGATCATCCGGCGCGGTGCCGTCTGCGATGGCAGCAGCGCGTTGTTGCGTCAACTGCCCGATCAAACCACGAATTGTGCGGGCCGTTTCCTTGGTTTTGCGCGAATGAAACCGCGGAAACCATTTTGGCAACGGCAAAACAGCCGCGATATTGGCAATCGGATGCGCCGCCTGATGTTCACGAAAGGTCTCAAACGCCGCATTGGCAATTTCATGGTCGATTGGGACCGAAAACAAGGTGCGGAAAATCACATCCATCGCCAGATGGCTGGTCTGGGCCTCGATCTCGACAGGAGAGCCATCCGCCATCGGTTTCAGGCGTTCGACTGCCGCATTGCCACAGTCCCACATCGACGGGAACACGGTTCGCAATCGCCCGCCCTCAAACGCCGGGTCAATGATGCGACGTTGACGGGCCCATGTTTCACCGTTCGAGATAAAGACGGACTCGCCCAAAAGCGGTTTCAATCCGACCCGGATCCGCTCAGACTTGGGAAAGTCTTTTGGGCGTTTTTTCAAAACCAGATCAACAAGATCGGGATCATTGCACAGGTATGACCTGAAAAATGGAGTGCGCATCTCGGCCATCCAAGCGCGGTACAAATGTGCGGGCTGGGCCGACAGAATGTCCTTTTTGAACAGCCGGAAATAAGTCCATAGCGAAACTCTACCCTGCCGGGCAACAGGTTTAGGCGGCACATCCATTGGCGGCACAGGTTTCTCGTCTAGCAATTCGGGCCCCACAACAGTGATAATTGGTCAGAGTTGCACGATTTCTCCTTTGTCATCTTTGGTTTGTAATTGACGATCATCAATTTTTGCTACGATAGATCCTTTACTGCGGATTCAAGGCCAAAACAGCAGGCGTTATTGTCCAATATCAAACACGTCGCAGGAAAAAGCGTCTATTCAGGCTCATGTTACCTCAACGAGGAACGAGATGTCGGACCCATCAAACCCAATACACCCTTGCGGGGCCTGCGATTTTTATAACGACAGCGTCTGGCAACCCGTTGCCTCCTGCTCAGTTTCCGTCCTGTCCCGTGGCTATTCGCGCAAGGATCTAAGCAAAGGGCAATCCCTCTACTATCAGGAGGATGAAAACCGGGGGGTGTTCTGTTTGTCCAAAGGTTTGGTCGCGCTTCGCACATATCACCAAAATGGTTCGTCAACCTTGCTCCGGCTGGCCTATCCCGGCGACATCATCGGCTTTCGGTCTTTTCTCGAAAACCGCCCACACCGAACTGAAGCGCGTGCACTCTTGGCCTCTCGCGTGTGCACCGTTGCGAGGCGTGATGCACAGCAGGTGGTGCAAGGAAATCCGTCAATCCTGGCACGGCTGGCCTCGCGCTGCATTTCGGAAATCGATCGCAACCACGACCGGATCATCGCCGCCGCGACAACATCCAGCAAACAAAGGCTGATCGACATTTTGTTGCGGTTGATGAAGGCGCATGGTGAACAATCCGTAGAGTGCCTGCACATGCAATTGCCACTGTCACGCTCTGACTTGGCCGACCTGATTGGGGTGCAAACTGAAACCGTGTCACGCCTGTTCAAACGCATTCAGGCCGACGGAGTTTTTCACGTCTCTGGGCGTGAAATTCAGATGCTTGTTGACCCTTCTCCCCGGCGATCTGGCAGTGGGTGACCCTTGTTTTCTGCCGTGTCCAACGATTTGCGGTTTAGTAGGATGGATATAGCCTCCAACCACTCTGACGAATGCAGCCTTTAGCGATCGCCGAACGCGGCAATCTGGAGCCCCAACGCAACCGGGCCGCGCACAAGCGTATGCTGGACGCACAGATGCTTGGGTTGCTGGTGTCGCGTGCGGCGGCGGAAGGCGTCGAGGCAGAGGGGTTCGAGGTGTTCAAGGTGTTCACAACAACCTACGCCGGATTGATCGTAAGCGTCCGTTGCCTACGTCTTTGGACTATAATTCCACGGCATCAACTCGTCTAGCCTGTTGATTTTGTGGTCAGCGATACGTTCCAGAACCCATGTGAGCCATGCCTGTGGATCGACCTTGTTCAGCTTGGCGGTTTCAATCAGGGTGAAGGCGATAGCCATAGAATTACCACCGCGTTGTGAACCAGAAAACATCCAGTTTTTACGTCCGATGGCGATGGGCTTCATGGCGCGTTCAGCAGTATTATTATCCAGTTCCAGAAAACCATTGTCGAGGTAAGGCCGTGTTTTGGGCATGCGGTTCAAGGCGTATCGAATGGCTTTGGCCAGTGGCGATTTGCCTGATATTTTAGGCAACTGGGCGTGCAGCCAATCTTCCAGATCATCGAAGATAGGTTTTGCATTTTCTTGACGTAGAGCATCACGGGCCTCGGGGGATAGGCCCCGCGCCTGCTTTTCCACGCCATACAATCGTGCAATCCGCTTGATGGCTTCTTCGGCGATGGCAGAACCTTGCGCGGTAAACACATCCACAAATTTGCGCCTGATATGGGCCATGCAGGCCACTTCCGAGACTTTGCCTTCACCAAACACACCATTGAACCCAGCATAACCATCCGCATGCACCCAGCCTTGATAACCGGATAAACATTTGACTGGGTGCTCGCCTTTACGGTCGACTGTAAACTGATACCAGACGCAGGGCGGAGATTGGTCGGACCATGGCCTCTCGTCTCTGACATAGGCCCAGATGCGGGCGGTTTTGGTCTTTTTGTTGCCTGGAGCGAGCATTTTAAGCGGCGCATCATCCGCAAACAGGGATGTGCCATCCTTGACCCGTTTTGCGATGGCATCAGCCAATGGTTCCAGCAGGGCTGTGGATTTCCCCACCCAATCCGCCATTGTCGAACGGTCCAGATCGACACCTTCGCGGGCATAGATTTGTGACTGGCGGTAAAGCGGTAAGTGATCTGCATACTTGCTGACCAAAACGTGCGCCAACAAACCTGGCCCGGGTCTGCCACGTTCGATCGGACGCGAGGGCATAGCGGCCCGGAATGTATTCCAGTTCTTCTGTTATGTCTTCGCCCAGTTTTGAAACGTCACCACCACATTCAGGGCAATCCTCACCAACAGACAAAACCTGTTCAATACGTTCAAGGTGTTCTGGCAACGGCTTGCGTTTGGGCTTTGCCTTTGGCTCAACGGGGGCAGCGAGCGCGGTTTGTTCAACCTCGGTAGCCGCTTTTGCGATCTCTTCATTCTCGGCGAACAATTGCAGTTGATCCATGCCCTCGGATTTTGACCCAAAACGATGCCGGTTAGCTCCGTGCTACTGGTGCTGAAGTTGCTCAACCTTCAGGGTCAACGCCTTTACTTCGGCCGCCAAAAGCTCTCTCACCTGCCGTAGTTCGGCGGGGTCTTCAGGCAAGTTGTCAAGGGCGTTCAGCATGGCCATTCTATACAGAAACGCGCCCGAAATGGGAATCCATATTCGCCCGTATTACTTGATAATTGCACTTGATTATCCCGCCTGCAAAGGTCGCCATGTCCGCTTTGGAATGCGCCAGTCGATGCCTACCAGCAGCATCGCCAGTTGCGCCGAGGTCAGGCTGATCTTGCCGTCTTTTGCCACAGGCCAAACAAACCGGCCATGTTCAAGTCGCTTGGAAAACAGGCGCCTTGGCTGTCCCACCATATGATCTTGAGCAGATCGCCACGCCGTCCCCGAAACACAAACAGATGACCGGAGAACGGATCCTCCGTCAGAACCTGTTCGGCCTTTGCTGCCAGCGTATTGAATCCACGCCGCATGTCCGTTACGCCAGCTGCAATCCAGACCCGCGTATTGCTCGGCACCGGGATCATGATGACAATCCCTTCAGCAAGCGCGCCAGCATATCAACAACAAAACTGCCCTCGGCCGATACGTGGCTCCTCCCGTCGGCAACCGTCATTGTGCTAGAAAGCGACGACCGACAGAAGATATCCGCGCCTTACCTGGCTCTACTCGACGATGGCGTATGGTATTTGATCAATGTTGGTTTCGGAGGGCTAATGGGATCCGTCAAGGGCCTGTACTCGTCGTTCGACGAGATTGAGTTCGATTTCCCCACGCGGGAGCAGCAGTGAAGCGGCCCGGTATCGCCTTCTACTTATCTCGGTTTCTACTTTTCAATTGTGACGGCACTTTCTGACCACACGACGCGCCCTAAAACCTCTACAGGTTCTCGCTGGGACATTGGGATCAAAACTGAATCCGAATTGGCGGCGTAAAGCCCTTTCAAATAAGGCAAATATGGGGTTGGTATCTAGGTGAACGCGCGGAATTGGCGGCAAATCAAGGCTGCGAACTTGAACGAGCCGATTCAAGTTCGCTCCTCTCTTTCAAGAAAGGGCATACACCTTACTTTTCAATAACATAGATGATTTGCGTGACAGAAAATTGGCGCTGGGACTTGAGAGTGATTTCCGGGGTTTTAGTGTCAGAATATGCTTATGACAGCCCGGATGCGGCCAGCGATGCGTATGGTAAGTAATTCTTCATTTGAAACAACCTGAACTGGATAGGAGCGGTTGTCTGCCACAATCGCAATGGTGCGCGGTCGCCCTTCCTCATCGAAATCAGACGGGATCAAACGCTTGATGAATGCTTCCCCGTTGCGGCTAAAGGCATATATGCCTTCATGCAGCGCATACATCTCTGGTGCATGAACTAATGCCAGCGACCCATCGGGAATTGTAGGCACCATGCTGTCGCCTTCAACCCGAACCAAACCGCACAGGTCAGAGTTCAACTGTTGCTGCCCTAGCCATGAGTTGGAAAATGCAATGTTGTCATTATCTTCTCCCTCTATTGCGATCAGACCCTTACCCGTAGAAACGCCGATTTCAAACCGGTAGATCATCGTGAACTCCTGGTCATTAAACCTCAGATCGCCACGGCCAGATTGTTGGTAATCTGGTGGCGCAACCTGTTCGCCCCTTCGACCAGTAAAGCCCGCGCTTTCCGTGTCCATATCGCCGTTCCCGGTGTCCGTCGTCAGGGTTTTTGGAACCAATGGCGGGTTAAACTACTAGAGAGTTCGGCTCATCTGGTTGGCTTCATTATGCGGCGCGTTGTCTGTGATGCAAGCGCCGCGTTTCGAGCGTCTTACGTTTGATCCTTTCCCTTTGTTGTAGAATGGCTTTGTCGCGTCCGAAGTAGACGTCGGCGGGTGTGACGTTGTTCAGGCTCTCGTGGTAGCGGTGATGATTGTAGTGATCGACGAAGGCTTCGATCTGGGCTTCGAGATCACCGGGCAGGAAGTAGTGCTCTAACAAGATGCGGTTCTTCAAGGTTTGATGCCACCGCTCGATCTTACCTTGGGTTTGCGGGTGATACGGCGCGCCACGGCTGTGCTTCATGCCCTTGTCTTGCAGCCATTCCGCCAGTTCCCCTGAGACGTAGCTGGAACCGTTATCACTCAGCAGGCGTGGCTTGTGGACGACATGAACTTGGTCACATCCCGATGCTTCCAAAGCCAAGTCCAACGTATCAGTGACGTCTTGTGTTCTCATGTTCGTGCAAAGCTTCCATGAGATGATGTACCGGCTGTAATCGTCCAAGATCGTGCTGAGATAAAACCAACCCCAGCCGATGATCTTCAGATATGTGAAGTCCGTCTGCCACAACTGGTTGATGGCTGTGGTTTTGTCTTTGAACTCGCTCGCCGCCTTTATAACGATGAAGGCGGGGCTGGTGATCAGATCGTGCGCCTTCAAGATCCGATACGTCGAAGCCTCTGATACGAAATAGCTTTCTCGATCCGTGAACGTCACTGCCAGTTCACGTGGCGACAACTCGGTCTCGTTCAGCGCCAACTTCACGACCTTGCGCCGTATCGCGTCCGGAATACGGTTCCAGACGAGTTTGGGCTTCGGCGATTGATCCTGCAGTCCAGCTTCGCCGCGCTGCAAATACCTATCATACCAACGATAGAAAGTGGTGCGTGGGATGCCCAACTTGGCCAATGTCAGGCGGGCCGACAGATGCGATCCCTCAACCAGCCTGATGATCTCTAACTTCTCAGATGCCCCCTTTCGGCAGATTGCTACGCAATCGCCTGCCGGGTGACAGGTATCTCATTCGCGGCCGTCCCCACCGTCGAACATGCTTTTTTTAAGCAAACGGAGTTCGAGCGTTTGTTCCGCCACAACTTCCTTCAGATCACGCGCTTCACGGCGCAGATCCTTCACTTCGTCGGTGTTTGCAGCGCGTGCAGTATCGCCAGCCAGCCGCTTCTTGCCAGCTTCCATGAAGTCTTTCGACCATTTGTAGTAGATGCCTTGGGAAATGCCCTCACGACGGCACAGCTCAGCAATGCTGTCTTCGCCACGAAGGCCATCCAGGACGATCCTGATCTTCTCTTCGGATGAGTAATGCTTGCGCCCCTCTCACACATGCTGCGCATGTGCTGCCGGGCAGGGGTGGCCCGCTTGATATCTTTGACGATCTTCTCGCCAGGGCTTTTGCCTGTTCCAGTTGTATGTCTCATGTTCCACTCCTCAATGGTTACGATGAGCCAGAAACACTCTCTTATCAAATAACGCTATTTGGACCCATAGGCGCTGACGTCAGACACCTTTCGCATTGCTGACATTCACAAGAAGCGCTGCATTTGGACAGTGGGATTAGCGGTAGAGCGAACAAATGCGGACTCTCATAGCAGCTGCGCCATTTTCTGAAGCTGCGGCCCCGCCCTACCGTTGGACGATAGGTCTTTGCCTGGAGCTGGTAGCAGTCCGCTAGGAAAAATAGTGCGCTAGCAAGGGATGACGAGCAAACTTAAATATTCGGTAGCTTGTGGCGCCAGCTTTCCCTCACATATCCAACAGACCTACTTCACAGTCCCAGTATGGCGTGGTGCTGCCAATCTGGTTGATGAGATAGTCCACGAAAATACGGACTTTCGCTGGCATGTGACGCCGTTCCGGAAATACCGCGAATAGTGCTTGCTTCGGCATCGGGTGGGTGGGCAGCAACCGCACCAAACTACCCGCAGCAATAAACGCACCGGCAATGAATGTCGGCAACCGCCCGACCCCCAAACCATCAACCAATGCGGTACATAGCGCTTCGCTGTTGTTGATGCGTAGGGAGCCGGTTGTCCGGACGCGGATTTCACCGTCGGGACCAAGGAATACCCAATCCAGTGGATCGCGGGAATAGGCGTAATGCAGGCAATTGTGGTTTGTCAGACTGTCAGGTTGCGTCGGCTCTCCATATTTGACGAGATAGGACGGAGCGGCGACAATCACGCTGTAGATCGGGGCCAGTCGACGGATGATCAGCGTTGAGTCTGGCATAGTGCCCGCACGGATTGCCATGTCGTAGCCCGCTTCGACCAGATCAACGATCCGATCATCCATTGTAATTTCGAGCGTAATACCCGGATGATCCGTCAGAAAACCTGCAACCAATGGAGCAATGTGCAAGCGCCCGAATGACATTGGGGCACTAAT from Parasedimentitalea psychrophila harbors:
- a CDS encoding cytochrome P450, with the protein product MDVPPKPVARQGRVSLWTYFRLFKKDILSAQPAHLYRAWMAEMRTPFFRSYLCNDPDLVDLVLKKRPKDFPKSERIRVGLKPLLGESVFISNGETWARQRRIIDPAFEGGRLRTVFPSMWDCGNAAVERLKPMADGSPVEIEAQTSHLAMDVIFRTLFSVPIDHEIANAAFETFREHQAAHPIANIAAVLPLPKWFPRFHSRKTKETARTIRGLIGQLTQQRAAAIADGTAPDDLATKIMTTPDPETGTVFETEEMIDQVAIFFLAGHETSAAALAWALYLLARYPVWQDKLAEEALAEIDPEKIYFSALSKLRHSRSVFREAMRLYPPVPMYVREATCPEQFRGRKVKPGSQVIISPWHLHRHERLWDRPDEFDPGRFDTPNGKECLRSAYIPFSAGARVCPGSAFAMAEGVLLLSMLVRAYRFEVVKGDDPMPVAHLTVRSANGIRLRLTPRSDDSNKEN
- a CDS encoding Crp/Fnr family transcriptional regulator, which produces MQGNPSILARLASRCISEIDRNHDRIIAAATTSSKQRLIDILLRLMKAHGEQSVECLHMQLPLSRSDLADLIGVQTETVSRLFKRIQADGVFHVSGREIQMLVDPSPRRSGSG
- a CDS encoding S24 family peptidase, producing the protein MDTESAGFTGRRGEQVAPPDYQQSGRGDLRFNDQEFTMIYRFEIGVSTGKGLIAIEGEDNDNIAFSNSWLGQQQLNSDLCGLVRVEGDSMVPTIPDGSLALVHAPEMYALHEGIYAFSRNGEAFIKRLIPSDFDEEGRPRTIAIVADNRSYPVQVVSNEELLTIRIAGRIRAVISIF
- a CDS encoding LysR family transcriptional regulator; translated protein: MRKTHQCEIKLTEISAIPVFVAVAETGGFASAARQLGITKSAVSKRISALEARLGTQLFHRSTRSISLTETGEIYLAHAAQALGAAREAEDAVAALQGKPVGHLKISAPMSFGRLHIAPLVAGFLTDHPGITLEITMDDRIVDLVEAGYDMAIRAGTMPDSTLIIRRLAPIYSVIVAAPSYLVKYGEPTQPDSLTNHNCLHYAYSRDPLDWVFLGPDGEIRVRTTGSLRINNSEALCTALVDGLGVGRLPTFIAGAFIAAGSLVRLLPTHPMPKQALFAVFPERRHMPAKVRIFVDYLINQIGSTTPYWDCEVGLLDM